The proteins below come from a single Corylus avellana chromosome ca3, CavTom2PMs-1.0 genomic window:
- the LOC132176215 gene encoding uncharacterized protein LOC132176215 — protein MGGGAAVRAATKVAGIGVVNGGIRGVTAMPPAEQSVRNASRPVSAILSASSSEGVKAGSVDASAAHVPAVWDDWDFAEEELVMASEEPKPRIVFGSVPSLQEAKEATTELKDALEKVYLSPPNSTGFDDPFAADHVSGLSNPESCLLFEATPTPVTKSVHQAFKLLSGSPEVQTVVASIASDPKVWDALLENPVLKDFMQSQQRNAAIPEIEEIQEVEQIREIEELSESSQTGKSKNVSMLESIKLRVVEMVSNASNYLQNIFGFSKAEEISSEDNGSTGATTVEKTLGASLMGLAVMVVMVVVLKRI, from the exons ATGGGAGGAGGAGCAGCTGTAAGAGCGGCGACGAAGGTGGCCGGAATCGGAGTCGTGAACGGTGGCATCCGTGGCGTGACCGCCATGCCGCCTGCCGAGCAGTCGGTGCGGAACGCCTCGCGTCCCGTCTCGGCTATCTTGTCGGCTTCGTCATCGGAGGGGGTCAAGGCCGGCTCTGTTGACGCGTCGGCAGCGCATGTTCCGGCGGTGTGGGACGACTGGGACTTCGCTGAGGAAGAGCTGGTGATGGCTTCGGAGGAGCCTAAGCCAAGGATAGTCTTCGGAAGCGTGCCGAGCCTCCAGGAGGCGAAGGAGGCGACCACTGAATTGAAAGACGCTCTTGAAAA ggTATATCTGTCACCACCTAACTCCACCGGATTTGATGATCCATTTGCTGCTGATCATGTTTCTGGACTTTCAAACCCTGAATCATGCCTCCTCTTTGAAGCGACACCAACTCCCGTGACAAAATCTGTACATCAGGCATTCAAGTTGCTCAGTGGAAGCCCTGAAGTTCAG ACTGTTGTGGCTTCCATTGCCTCTGACCCAAAGGTCTGGGATGCTTTGTTGGAAAATCCTGTGCTTAAGGATTTCATGCAGTCACAGCAGAGAa ATGCTGCGATTCCGGAGATTGAAGAGATTCAGGAGGTTGAACAGATTCGAGAGATTGAAGAATTATCTGAATCAAGTCAAACTGGGAAGTCAAAGAATGTGTCGATGTTGGAGAGCATTAAGCTTAGAGTTGTTGAGATGGTGAGCAACGCGTCCAATTACCTCCAGAACATCTTTGGATTTTCAAAAGCAGAGGAAATTTCTTCCGAGGACAACGGAAGCACCGGAGCGACTACCGTGGAAAAGACCCTAGGTGCGTCCTTAATGGGGTTGGCGGTGATGGTTGTTATGGTGGTTGTGTTGAAGCGTATCTAG